In Sphingobium sp. B2D3C, a genomic segment contains:
- a CDS encoding GGDEF domain-containing protein — MTISFLSAGLVILNRTGDSILLVLLILGAVASVARLVSAHLIAPVIHAEGVTIEQARYLERLFAIPYLCFSLVLGLFGFRLLQLPSADTHMVAAALSLSYCAGVAVGMGSRMWIAVPSMILALGPVIAAMLLQPDFLYKLSGAVMAAILLSGIQSLRGKQNRSADDIALRIAFSHLARKDALTALPNRIALREWWEQVVASGAENKLIAVHYLDLNDFKPVNDRHGHPVGDALLAAAGKRIARTIRDSDIVARLGGDEFAVIQYDIVNADDAAQLAARIREAITQPFSIGALTLRISTGHGFVVSRGRDEALEDLLALADKALYTSKQGGEISQYEAVETITRRVA; from the coding sequence ATGACGATCAGCTTTCTGTCTGCGGGGCTAGTGATCCTGAACCGCACCGGGGACAGCATCCTGCTCGTCCTGCTGATCCTGGGCGCGGTTGCGTCCGTTGCCCGCCTCGTGTCCGCGCATCTGATCGCACCGGTCATCCATGCCGAAGGGGTGACGATCGAACAGGCGAGATATCTCGAGCGGCTCTTTGCGATTCCCTATCTCTGCTTTTCCCTTGTGCTTGGCCTGTTCGGCTTTCGCCTGCTCCAGCTCCCCTCCGCGGACACCCATATGGTGGCTGCGGCCCTTTCGCTCAGCTATTGCGCCGGCGTCGCTGTCGGCATGGGATCGCGGATGTGGATCGCCGTGCCGAGCATGATCTTGGCGCTCGGGCCAGTCATCGCCGCGATGCTGCTGCAACCCGACTTTCTCTATAAGCTCAGCGGCGCCGTGATGGCGGCGATCCTGCTGAGCGGCATCCAGAGCCTGCGCGGCAAGCAGAACCGCTCGGCGGACGACATTGCGCTGCGCATCGCCTTTTCGCACCTCGCCCGCAAGGATGCGCTGACCGCCCTCCCCAACCGCATCGCGCTGCGCGAGTGGTGGGAGCAGGTGGTCGCCTCCGGGGCGGAGAACAAGCTGATCGCGGTCCATTATCTCGACCTCAACGACTTCAAGCCCGTCAACGATCGCCATGGCCACCCGGTCGGCGATGCCCTGCTCGCCGCCGCCGGCAAGCGCATCGCGCGGACGATAAGGGACAGCGACATCGTCGCGCGCTTGGGCGGGGACGAATTTGCGGTCATCCAGTATGACATCGTGAACGCCGACGACGCCGCCCAGCTCGCCGCCCGCATCCGGGAGGCGATCACCCAGCCGTTCAGCATCGGCGCGCTAACCCTCAGGATCTCGACCGGCCACGGCTTCGTAGTGTCGCGCGGCCGGGACGAAGCGCTCGAAGACCTGCTCGCCCTTGCCGACAAGGCGCTCTACACCAGCAAGCAGGGCGGCGAGATTTCCCAATATGAGGCCGTCGAGACGATCACCCGCCGCGTCGCCTGA